Proteins encoded in a region of the Panicum hallii strain FIL2 chromosome 3, PHallii_v3.1, whole genome shotgun sequence genome:
- the LOC112884544 gene encoding acetyltransferase NSI, whose translation MGLLLRASCSASLLSSAASAKVARLTTLALFSPTPKPINPRARAPLPISISMDPALVDPAHLQALMLACAHSCALRLSPAAPASPVEPVDLGKLRTAIAHSFIVVSVFCGARYLTDAGEGEGEEQRFLGLGLDLGLGRQGEQRLVGFGRAVSDLGLTASVHDVVVHPSLQRRGIGQKIVDKITSVLHSRGIYDISALCTEKERSFFEACGFGDDMMGSTTMLYTRNVQMLYNKNTHK comes from the exons ATGGGGCTGCTTCTTCGAGCTTCA TGCTCCGCCTCCTTGTtatcgtcagccgcctccgccaaGGTCGCGCGCCTCACCACCCTCGCCCTCTTCTCCCCGACCCCGAAGCCCATCAACCCGAGAGCCCGCGCCCCGCTGCCCATCTCCATCTCCATGGACCCGGCCCTCGTCGACCCGGCCCACCTCCAGGCCCTCATGCTCGCCTGCGCCCACTCCTGCGCGCTGCGCCTCTCGCCGGCTGCGCCGGCCTCCCCCGTCGAGCCGGTCGACCTCGGCAAGCTGCGGACGGCGATCGCGCACAGCTTCATCGTCGTGTCCGTCTTCTGCGGCGCCAGGTACTTGACGGACgccggggaaggggagggggaggaACAGAGGTTCTTGGGACTGGGCTTGGACCTCGGGCTAGGGCGGCAGGGGGAGCAGCGGCTTGTCGGATTCGGGCGCGCCGTTTCCGACCTCGGGCTCACTGCCTCGGTCCATGACGTCGTG GTACATCCATCACTACAGAGGAGAGGAATTGGCCAAAAAATAGTGGACAAAATTACAAG CGTACTTCATAGCAGAGGTATATATGACATTTCCGCATTATGTACAGAAAAGGAGAG GTCGTTTTTTGAAGCTTGTGGTTTTGGTGATGATATGATGGGTTCAACAACAATGTTGTATACCAGAAACGTGCAAATGCTGTATAATAAAAACACGCACAAATAG
- the LOC112884474 gene encoding uncharacterized protein LOC112884474 isoform X1 encodes MQLLLSHRPPPAAAHLRGAAPAWTQQLRARRRAGPPQASASAEFPGSVPDGAQMPPRRSRRRSVAGIDQDELLDPEALADPDSSFYEINGVRLHHKVCSHEDEDSPSDQSSDATVSAASQSRISLPILLLHGFGASVFSWSSVMRPLARIAGAKVLAFDRPAFGLTSRANWSGDDSKPLNPYSMAFSVMATLAFIDYLGAEKAVLVGHSAGCLVAVDAYFEAPERVAALVLVAPAIFAPRKGVKDRETGEPGGQKQSVPNDANSSLNLFARIREGFLALCKHIAGLVSKMIMAIRGVVQALYVKALVAFLRSSLGVMLMFTQTEVRWVMDKFGILGVRNAWYDASKVTDHVIQGYTKPLKSRGWETALLEHTISMITDSASATRVPVSKRLSEISCPVLVVTGDTDRIVPTWNAERVAHSIPGASFEVIKSCGHLPQEERPEEFLSVIGRFLRTVFGTPNEQVVQAAV; translated from the exons ATGCAGCTGCTACTTTCCCACCGGcccccacccgccgccgcccacctccgcggcGCAGCGCCCGCCTGGACGCAGCAGCTtcgcgcgcgccggcgggcCGGTCCTCCCCaagcctccgcctccgccgagTTCCCGG GATCCGTTCCAGACGGCGCCCAGATGCCGCCCCGCCGGAGCCGTCGCCGGAGCGTGGCCGGCATCGACCAGGACGAGCTCCTCGACCCGGAGGCCCTCGCCGACCCGGACAGCAGCTTCTACGAGATTAACGGCGTCAGGCTCCACCACAAGGTGTGCAGCCATGAGGATGAGGACTCACCCAGCGACCAATCCTCGGATGCCACTGTCTCAGCAGCTAGCCAGAGCCGGATCAGCCTTCCCATACTTCTGCTGCACGGCTTCGGCGCGTCGGTGTTCTCCTGGAGCAGTGTCATGCGGCCACTGGCGCGCATTGCCGGTGCCAAGGTCCTTGCATTCGACCGGCCAGCGTTTGGGCTGACGTCCCGGGCCAACTGGTCTGGTGATGACAGCAAGCCTCTCAATCCGTACTCCATGGCCTTCTCTGTCATGGCCACATTGGCATTCATTGACTACCTCGGCGCTGAGAAGGCTGTCCTTGTCGG GCACTCAGCTGGCTGCCTTGTAGCAGTGGATGCATACTTTGAGGCGCCGGAACGGGTCGCTGCTCTTGTGCTAGTTGCACCAGCGATATTTGCGCCGAGGAAGGGAGTGAAAGATAGGGAAACAGGGGAACCGGGAGGGCAAAAGCAGAGTGTTCCCAATGATGCAAATTCATCTCTCAATCTCTTTGCTAGGATTCGGGAAGGATTTCTCGCGCTATGCAAGCACATTGCAGGGCTTGTTTCCAAGATGATAATGGCAATAAGAGGCGTAGTTCAAGCTTTATATGTTAAAGCTCTTGTTGCTTTTCTTCGATCATCCTTGGGTGTGATGCTG ATGTTTACTCAAACTGAG GTAAGATGGGTCATGGATAAATTTGGAATACTAGGCGTCCGAAATGCATGGTATGACGCAAGCAAAGTAACTGATCATGTCATACAAGGGTACACAAAG CCTCTAAAATCCAGGGGTTGGGAGACTGCTCTTCTGGAGCACACCATATCCATGATAACAGATTCTGCATCAGCGACTAGAGTACCAGTTTCAAAGAGGCTTTCTGAGATCTCATGCCCAG TGCTAGTGGTGACCGGCGATACTGACCGCATTGTTCCTACTTGGAATGCGGAGCGTGTAGCACATTCTATACCTGGAGCAAGCTTTGAGGTGATCAAGAGTTGTGGGCACTTGCCCCAGGAGGAAAGACCTGAAGAATTCCTGTCAGTCATTGGAAGGTTTCTACGGACAGTGTTCGGAACTCCAAATGAGCAGGTGGTCCAAGCAGCTGTATGA
- the LOC112884474 gene encoding uncharacterized protein LOC112884474 isoform X2: MQLLLSHRPPPAAAHLRGAAPAWTQQLRARRRAGPPQASASAEFPGSVPDGAQMPPRRSRRRSVAGIDQDELLDPEALADPDSSFYEINGVRLHHKVCSHEDEDSPSDQSSDATVSAASQSRISLPILLLHGFGASVFSWSSVMRPLARIAGAKVLAFDRPAFGLTSRANWSGDDSKPLNPYSMAFSVMATLAFIDYLGAEKAVLVGHSAGCLVAVDAYFEAPERVAALVLVAPAIFAPRKGVKDRETGEPGGQKQSVPNDANSSLNLFARIREGFLALCKHIAGLVSKMIMAIRGVVQALYVKALVAFLRSSLGVMLVRWVMDKFGILGVRNAWYDASKVTDHVIQGYTKPLKSRGWETALLEHTISMITDSASATRVPVSKRLSEISCPVLVVTGDTDRIVPTWNAERVAHSIPGASFEVIKSCGHLPQEERPEEFLSVIGRFLRTVFGTPNEQVVQAAV; the protein is encoded by the exons ATGCAGCTGCTACTTTCCCACCGGcccccacccgccgccgcccacctccgcggcGCAGCGCCCGCCTGGACGCAGCAGCTtcgcgcgcgccggcgggcCGGTCCTCCCCaagcctccgcctccgccgagTTCCCGG GATCCGTTCCAGACGGCGCCCAGATGCCGCCCCGCCGGAGCCGTCGCCGGAGCGTGGCCGGCATCGACCAGGACGAGCTCCTCGACCCGGAGGCCCTCGCCGACCCGGACAGCAGCTTCTACGAGATTAACGGCGTCAGGCTCCACCACAAGGTGTGCAGCCATGAGGATGAGGACTCACCCAGCGACCAATCCTCGGATGCCACTGTCTCAGCAGCTAGCCAGAGCCGGATCAGCCTTCCCATACTTCTGCTGCACGGCTTCGGCGCGTCGGTGTTCTCCTGGAGCAGTGTCATGCGGCCACTGGCGCGCATTGCCGGTGCCAAGGTCCTTGCATTCGACCGGCCAGCGTTTGGGCTGACGTCCCGGGCCAACTGGTCTGGTGATGACAGCAAGCCTCTCAATCCGTACTCCATGGCCTTCTCTGTCATGGCCACATTGGCATTCATTGACTACCTCGGCGCTGAGAAGGCTGTCCTTGTCGG GCACTCAGCTGGCTGCCTTGTAGCAGTGGATGCATACTTTGAGGCGCCGGAACGGGTCGCTGCTCTTGTGCTAGTTGCACCAGCGATATTTGCGCCGAGGAAGGGAGTGAAAGATAGGGAAACAGGGGAACCGGGAGGGCAAAAGCAGAGTGTTCCCAATGATGCAAATTCATCTCTCAATCTCTTTGCTAGGATTCGGGAAGGATTTCTCGCGCTATGCAAGCACATTGCAGGGCTTGTTTCCAAGATGATAATGGCAATAAGAGGCGTAGTTCAAGCTTTATATGTTAAAGCTCTTGTTGCTTTTCTTCGATCATCCTTGGGTGTGATGCTG GTAAGATGGGTCATGGATAAATTTGGAATACTAGGCGTCCGAAATGCATGGTATGACGCAAGCAAAGTAACTGATCATGTCATACAAGGGTACACAAAG CCTCTAAAATCCAGGGGTTGGGAGACTGCTCTTCTGGAGCACACCATATCCATGATAACAGATTCTGCATCAGCGACTAGAGTACCAGTTTCAAAGAGGCTTTCTGAGATCTCATGCCCAG TGCTAGTGGTGACCGGCGATACTGACCGCATTGTTCCTACTTGGAATGCGGAGCGTGTAGCACATTCTATACCTGGAGCAAGCTTTGAGGTGATCAAGAGTTGTGGGCACTTGCCCCAGGAGGAAAGACCTGAAGAATTCCTGTCAGTCATTGGAAGGTTTCTACGGACAGTGTTCGGAACTCCAAATGAGCAGGTGGTCCAAGCAGCTGTATGA
- the LOC112884475 gene encoding uncharacterized protein LOC112884475 isoform X1 — MGFESISPLPEDHAVDISEVETSQVVSCVSTVIEKVEKSQSEKPFLLILLENKENKESLGTTCDLDNIAEAITPRRDALELSISSEAPDDSLSLGCETPRESIFDPFAPGPDVVAWAPKKQVIRGAEVTSRRKLNFDSGDFPVKRLSFDWSDSEEEDEYLQVIQKMIIDLFISDVPLDRQEESEKTLIDSSLFESCKTPDSKPQLNGIASTCPDAPLRPSHKVLKLSPSICRKIDFDAVSDSVSPRSSVIKEY; from the coding sequence ATGGGGTTTGAGTCCATATCACCTCTACCAGAAGATCATGCAGTGGATATAAGTGAGGTTGAAACCTCACAAGTTGTGAGCTGTGTTTCAACAGTCATAGAAAAGGTGGAAAAGAGCCAGAGCGAGAAACCTTTTCTGCTAATTCTTTTGgaaaataaggaaaacaaaGAATCCCTTGGTACAACTTGTGATCTTGATAATATTGCTGAGGCCATCACTCCTAGGCGAGATGCACTTGAATTGTCTATCTCAAGTGAGGCTCCAGATGACAGTCTTTCATTGGGCTGTGAGACACCACGTGAAAGCATCTTTGATCCTTTTGCTCCAGGACCAGATGTGGTGGCATGGGCACCAAAGAAGCAAGTGATTAGAGGTGCAGAAGTTACTTCCCGCCGGAAGCTAAATTTTGATTCAGGTGACTTTCCGGTTAAAAGGTTAAGTTTTGATTGGAGTGATTCTGAAGAGGAGGATGAATATCTCCAAGTGATTCAGAAGATGATCATTGATCTGTTTATTTCAGATGTTCCTCTTGATCGGCAGGAAGAATCTGAGAAGACCCTGATAGATTCAAGCCTATTTGAAAGCTGCAAGACACCTGATTCAAAGCCTCAACTTAATGGCATTGCATCCACATGCCCAGATGCACCTTTGAGACCATCTCATAAAGTGTTAAAACTCAGCCCAAGCATTTGCAGGAAGATTGACTTTGATGCGGTCAGTGATTCAGTGAGTCCAAGATCTTCAGTCATTAAAGAATATTGA
- the LOC112884475 gene encoding uncharacterized protein LOC112884475 isoform X2, whose product MGFESISPLPEDHAVDISEVETSQVVSCVSTVIEKVEKSQSEKPFLLILLENKENKESLGTTCDLDNIAEAITPRRDALELSISSEAPDDSLSLGCETPRESIFDPFAPGPDVVAWAPKKQVIRGAEVTSRRKLNFDSDVPLDRQEESEKTLIDSSLFESCKTPDSKPQLNGIASTCPDAPLRPSHKVLKLSPSICRKIDFDAVSDSVSPRSSVIKEY is encoded by the exons ATGGGGTTTGAGTCCATATCACCTCTACCAGAAGATCATGCAGTGGATATAAGTGAGGTTGAAACCTCACAAGTTGTGAGCTGTGTTTCAACAGTCATAGAAAAGGTGGAAAAGAGCCAGAGCGAGAAACCTTTTCTGCTAATTCTTTTGgaaaataaggaaaacaaaGAATCCCTTGGTACAACTTGTGATCTTGATAATATTGCTGAGGCCATCACTCCTAGGCGAGATGCACTTGAATTGTCTATCTCAAGTGAGGCTCCAGATGACAGTCTTTCATTGGGCTGTGAGACACCACGTGAAAGCATCTTTGATCCTTTTGCTCCAGGACCAGATGTGGTGGCATGGGCACCAAAGAAGCAAGTGATTAGAGGTGCAGAAGTTACTTCCCGCCGGAAGCTAAATTTTGATTCAG ATGTTCCTCTTGATCGGCAGGAAGAATCTGAGAAGACCCTGATAGATTCAAGCCTATTTGAAAGCTGCAAGACACCTGATTCAAAGCCTCAACTTAATGGCATTGCATCCACATGCCCAGATGCACCTTTGAGACCATCTCATAAAGTGTTAAAACTCAGCCCAAGCATTTGCAGGAAGATTGACTTTGATGCGGTCAGTGATTCAGTGAGTCCAAGATCTTCAGTCATTAAAGAATATTGA
- the LOC112884162 gene encoding probable lactoylglutathione lyase, chloroplastic produces the protein MARLLLPLPFAAAAAASSSLHLAASRLRLPAVSVARREGLFGGRVVGGAVRAPARLARRGLCAGAEPGGSAGTAVSQEEAVEWVKKDRRRLLHVVYRVGDLDKTIKFYTECLGMKLLRKRDIPEERYTNAFLGYGPEDSHFVVELTYNYGVESYDIGTGFGHFGIAVDDVAKTVDLIKAKGGTVTREPGPVKGGKSVIAFIEDPDGYKFELIERGPTPEPLCQVMLRVGDLDRAINFYEKAFGMELLRKRDNPEYKYTIAMMGYGPEDKNAVLELTYNYGVKEYDKGNAYAQIAISTDDVYKTAEVIRINGGQITREPGPLPGINTKITACADPDGWKTVFVDNIDFLKELEE, from the exons ATggcccgcctcctcctccccctccccttcgccgccgccgcggccgcctcctcctcgctccacctcgcgGCCTCCCGCCTCCGCCTCCCTGCGGTCTCCG TGGCGCGGCGCGAGGGCCTGTTCGGGGGAAGGGTGGTGGGAGGAGCGGTGAGGGCGCCCGCGAGGCTGGCGAGGCGCGGGCTGTGCGCCGGCGCGGAGCCCGGCGGCTCGGCCGGCACGGCGGTCAGCCAGGAGGAGGCCGTGGAGTGGGTCAAGAAGGATCGGAGGCGCCTGCTCCACGTCGTCTACCGCGTCGGCGACCTCGACAAGACGATCAA GTTCTACACGGAGTGCCTGGGCATGAAGCTGCTGCGGAAGAGGGACATCCCAGAGGAGAGGTACACCAATGCCTTTCTGGGGTACGGGCCTGAGGATTCGCATTTTGTTGTGGAGCTCACTTACA ATTATGGTGTGGAGAGCTATGACATCGGGACTGGTTTCGGCCATTTCGGGATTGCTGTTGACGAT GTTGCAAAAACTGTGGACCTTATTAAAGCAAAAGGAGGAACAGTAACAAGGGAGCCAGGCCCTGTCAAAGGTGGGAAATCAGTAATTGCCTTTATTGAGGATCCTGATGGTTACAAATTTGAGCTTATAGAAAGAGGTCCCACTCCTGAGCCTTTGTGCCAGGTAATGCTTCGAGTGGGAGACCTTGATCGTGCTATCAATTTCTATGAGAAG GCATTTGGCATGGAACTTCTTCGCAAGCGAGACAATCCTGAGTACAAG TATACAATTGCAATGATGGGATATGGTCCAGAAGATAAAAATGCTGTATTGGAGTTGACCTACAACTATGGTGTCAAGGAATATGATAAGGGAAATGCTTATGCACAG ATTGCTATTAGTACTGATGATGTCTACAAGACTGCAGAAGTAATTCGAATAAATGGTGGACAAATTACTCGTGAACCTGGTCCATTACCTGGCATTAACACCAAAATAACTGCATGCGCAGATCCAGATGGATGGAAGACG GTGTTTGTTGATAACATAGATTTTCTCAAGGAGTTGGAAGAATGA